Proteins encoded within one genomic window of Microbacterium sp. zg-B185:
- the purD gene encoding phosphoribosylamine--glycine ligase produces the protein MRILVLGSGAREHAIILALRSEDSPHELYAAPGNAGIGEDAVIVDVDANDPVSVTEFANENAIDLVVVGPEAPLVAGVADALRERGIPVFGPGRAAAQLEGSKTFAKRIMDAAGVPSGRAIRASTLDEVAAALDEFGAPHVVKADGLAGGKGVLVTPDRTAALAHAASFLSSGAVLVEEFLVGPEVSLFFLSDGDHVLPLTPAQDYKRLGDGDAGPNTGGMGAYSPLPWLSDLFGDENTFVHHVTTEIAEPVIRQLDSEGTPFIGLLYAGLILTEHGIKVIEFNARFGDPETQVVLPRLVDPLSGLLLAAASGTLEDQPRPAFADAVAVTVVLASEGYPQAPVTDRPIRGLDAAASVAGVHVVHAATAEQDGELIATGGRVLNVVAVGTTFAEARDRAYRALSRVELDGGQYRTDIALRVVEA, from the coding sequence GTGAGAATCCTGGTCCTCGGTTCGGGCGCGCGCGAGCACGCCATCATCCTGGCGCTGCGGTCGGAGGATTCCCCGCATGAGCTGTACGCAGCCCCCGGCAACGCCGGGATAGGCGAGGATGCCGTGATCGTGGACGTCGACGCGAACGATCCGGTCTCGGTCACGGAATTCGCCAACGAGAACGCGATCGACCTGGTCGTCGTAGGCCCGGAGGCGCCCCTGGTCGCCGGCGTCGCCGACGCCCTGCGTGAGCGGGGCATCCCGGTCTTCGGGCCCGGCCGCGCCGCCGCGCAGTTGGAGGGCTCGAAGACGTTCGCCAAGCGGATCATGGACGCCGCCGGCGTCCCGAGCGGTCGCGCGATCCGGGCGAGCACGCTGGACGAGGTCGCCGCCGCGCTGGATGAGTTCGGTGCACCGCACGTCGTGAAGGCCGACGGCCTGGCCGGGGGCAAGGGCGTGCTCGTCACACCGGATCGGACCGCCGCCCTGGCACACGCCGCGAGCTTCCTGTCGTCCGGTGCCGTGCTGGTCGAAGAGTTCCTGGTAGGACCGGAGGTTTCGCTGTTCTTCCTCAGCGACGGCGACCATGTGCTGCCGCTCACCCCGGCCCAGGACTACAAGCGGCTGGGCGACGGCGATGCCGGTCCGAACACCGGAGGCATGGGCGCCTACTCGCCGCTGCCCTGGCTGTCGGATCTCTTCGGCGACGAGAACACGTTCGTGCACCACGTCACCACCGAGATCGCCGAGCCCGTCATCCGGCAGCTGGATTCGGAGGGCACCCCGTTCATCGGACTGCTCTACGCGGGCCTGATCCTCACCGAGCACGGAATCAAGGTCATCGAGTTCAATGCCCGCTTCGGCGACCCCGAGACGCAGGTGGTGCTGCCGCGCCTGGTCGATCCGCTGTCCGGGCTGCTTCTGGCCGCGGCATCCGGCACCCTCGAGGATCAGCCGCGTCCCGCCTTCGCAGACGCCGTCGCCGTGACGGTGGTCCTGGCCAGCGAGGGATACCCGCAGGCGCCGGTCACCGACAGGCCGATCCGCGGGCTGGATGCCGCGGCATCCGTCGCAGGCGTGCACGTAGTCCACGCCGCCACCGCCGAGCAGGACGGGGAGCTCATCGCGACCGGCGGCCGCGTGCTCAACGTCGTCGCAGTCGGCACGACCTTCGCCGAAGCACGGGATCGCGCGTACCGCGCCCTGAGCCGTGTCGAGCTGGACGGCGGTCAGTACCGCACGGACATCGCGCTGCGGGTCGTCGAGGCCTGA
- a CDS encoding sterol carrier family protein → MPKKILVDEGRAALAAVGAATAASEKPARAELATAVRYLLQLLVEKAPGGSVEVRVPPFGAVQVIEGPRHTRGTPPNVVETDPATWIALATGQEQWADAAAAGRILASGVRADLTALLPLRP, encoded by the coding sequence ATGCCGAAGAAGATCCTGGTCGACGAGGGCCGCGCCGCGCTGGCCGCCGTCGGAGCAGCGACCGCGGCATCCGAGAAGCCGGCGCGTGCCGAGTTGGCAACGGCCGTGCGGTATCTGCTGCAGCTGCTTGTCGAGAAGGCCCCGGGCGGCTCGGTTGAGGTGCGGGTCCCGCCGTTCGGAGCCGTGCAGGTCATCGAGGGGCCCCGACATACCCGGGGAACGCCGCCGAACGTGGTCGAGACCGACCCCGCGACGTGGATCGCGTTGGCGACCGGTCAGGAGCAGTGGGCCGATGCCGCGGCAGCCGGTCGCATCCTGGCGTCGGGTGTCCGCGCCGACCTCACCGCGCTGCTCCCCCTGCGCCCCTGA
- a CDS encoding HtaA domain-containing protein has product MRTSPRPRVFGRLAQTGLSALLLAAAAVAVGPAAASEAATPTDDACEVSAAEVSWGFKESFRSYISGTIADGTWEVTGGAGYQTPNFTWTGGTGWYDPDTQTGSVAFPGGIRFTGHGGLLDTTFRDPTLEFTGPGAARVHLDVSGVSMEEALAGGTAADSVSQVPFIDVDLTTATIDASRDGVTIAAAAAPTAITPEGFAAFANYEAGSAFDPITITVTAVCASAQTQTPSPGPPTAPVDAAPAADSRPADASPGWISWAVAAFVAAGAAVGGVLLARRRGTGRNARTGSGGAA; this is encoded by the coding sequence GTGCGCACTTCACCGCGTCCTCGCGTTTTCGGTCGCCTCGCCCAGACCGGGTTGAGCGCTCTCCTTCTCGCGGCGGCGGCGGTCGCCGTCGGTCCTGCTGCGGCGTCCGAGGCCGCCACGCCCACCGATGACGCGTGCGAGGTCAGCGCGGCTGAGGTGAGCTGGGGCTTCAAGGAGTCCTTCCGCTCCTACATCTCGGGAACCATCGCCGACGGCACGTGGGAGGTCACCGGCGGAGCGGGCTACCAGACGCCGAACTTCACGTGGACCGGCGGCACGGGATGGTACGACCCCGACACGCAGACCGGATCGGTCGCCTTCCCGGGCGGCATCCGCTTCACCGGCCACGGCGGGCTGCTGGACACCACCTTCCGGGATCCCACCTTGGAATTCACCGGCCCTGGCGCCGCCCGGGTGCACCTCGACGTGTCCGGCGTTTCGATGGAGGAAGCGCTCGCGGGCGGTACTGCGGCCGATTCGGTGTCTCAGGTGCCGTTCATCGACGTGGACCTGACGACCGCGACGATCGATGCGTCCCGCGACGGGGTCACGATCGCCGCCGCGGCGGCGCCTACGGCGATCACGCCCGAGGGCTTCGCCGCGTTCGCGAACTACGAGGCGGGTTCCGCCTTCGATCCGATCACGATCACGGTGACCGCCGTCTGCGCATCCGCACAGACCCAGACCCCGTCGCCGGGTCCGCCGACCGCGCCGGTCGACGCCGCTCCCGCCGCCGACAGTCGTCCGGCCGATGCGAGCCCGGGATGGATCTCGTGGGCGGTCGCCGCATTCGTGGCGGCCGGCGCGGCGGTCGGCGGCGTCCTGCTCGCGCGCCGCCGCGGGACGGGCAGGAATGCACGCACCGGCTCGGGCGGCGCAGCGTGA
- a CDS encoding ABC transporter substrate-binding protein, which yields MTASEQVPLSRIVPLADPRDYEGPTTAVLGDDAIVPVAADPPQSLPVTVPSRDAAGDVATLVADTSRVIAMDLSGSIAATVRGLGFGDTLVGRDASTIFPGSSELPLVTGGGHTVNAEAVIALAPTLVLTDGSVGPRDVVEQLRDVGITVVFLQNEASLDGAAQLARDVAAVFGAPQTGDLLATQILAEVEAVRTEIARLAPAGPDRLRIVFLYLRGTAGVYYLFGEDSGADDLIAALGGVDVAGELGWRGMQPLTDEAMIAADPDLILVMTGGLDSVGGVDALLASKPAIGLTRAGQQRRFVDMADGQVLSFGPRSARVLEALARAIYAPTAGS from the coding sequence GTGACGGCGAGTGAGCAGGTGCCCCTCAGCAGGATCGTTCCGCTCGCCGACCCCCGCGACTACGAGGGACCGACCACGGCCGTTCTCGGGGATGACGCGATCGTCCCGGTCGCCGCCGACCCGCCTCAGTCGCTGCCGGTGACGGTCCCCTCCCGGGATGCCGCAGGCGACGTGGCAACCCTGGTGGCAGACACCTCGCGCGTGATCGCGATGGATCTGTCCGGCTCGATCGCTGCGACAGTCCGCGGTCTGGGGTTCGGAGACACTCTCGTCGGGCGGGATGCGTCCACGATCTTCCCGGGGAGCTCCGAGCTGCCCCTGGTCACCGGCGGCGGCCACACCGTCAACGCCGAGGCGGTCATCGCGCTGGCGCCGACCCTCGTGCTCACGGACGGCAGCGTCGGCCCACGGGACGTCGTGGAGCAGCTGCGTGACGTCGGCATCACCGTCGTCTTCCTTCAGAACGAAGCCTCGCTCGACGGCGCGGCGCAACTGGCCCGCGACGTCGCGGCGGTGTTCGGCGCACCGCAGACCGGCGACCTGCTGGCCACGCAGATCCTCGCGGAGGTCGAGGCCGTGCGCACCGAGATCGCACGGCTCGCCCCGGCAGGACCGGACCGGCTGCGCATCGTCTTCCTGTATCTGCGCGGCACAGCCGGCGTCTACTACCTCTTCGGCGAGGATTCCGGCGCTGATGACCTGATCGCGGCGCTGGGGGGCGTCGACGTCGCCGGAGAGCTGGGCTGGCGAGGCATGCAGCCACTCACCGATGAGGCCATGATCGCCGCCGACCCGGACCTCATCCTCGTCATGACCGGAGGACTGGACTCCGTCGGCGGCGTCGATGCGCTCCTGGCGTCCAAGCCGGCCATCGGGCTGACCCGCGCCGGGCAGCAGCGGCGATTCGTGGACATGGCCGACGGGCAGGTGCTCTCCTTCGGACCCCGCTCCGCGCGGGTGCTCGAGGCTCTCGCACGCGCGATCTACGCGCCCACGGCCGGATCGTGA
- a CDS encoding iron ABC transporter permease produces MVCTATGALLVVGILLSAGLGQLPIGPLEVVGSALRAVGIDNAWAPDARLIEQTLWQIRFPRVVMSLLVGGLLAVAGAVMQAIFGNPLAEPGVVGVSSGAAVGAAAAITLGLTAFGPWSIAAFAFVGGLAATLIVYATSRSHGRTEAITLILTGIAVNAFAGAVLALLMFAGDTASREQIVFWQLGSMNGSRWGEVLLVAVVGLLATALALALAEQYDLLALGDRTAAHLGVRVERLRLLSIVLVALLTGVAVAFVGIIAFVGLVVPHIIRMLLGPANRPLIALSFLGGATVLVYADLLARTLVPSADLPIGILTALIGGPFFYWLIRRNRRGSGGWA; encoded by the coding sequence CTGGTGTGCACGGCGACCGGCGCACTGCTGGTGGTCGGGATCCTCCTCTCCGCCGGCCTCGGACAGCTGCCGATCGGTCCGCTGGAGGTGGTCGGCTCCGCGCTGCGCGCCGTGGGCATCGACAACGCGTGGGCGCCGGACGCGCGGCTGATCGAACAGACGCTGTGGCAGATCCGGTTCCCCCGCGTGGTCATGTCGCTCCTCGTGGGCGGACTTCTGGCCGTGGCCGGAGCGGTCATGCAGGCGATCTTCGGCAATCCCCTGGCCGAACCCGGTGTCGTCGGCGTCTCGTCCGGAGCTGCCGTCGGCGCGGCCGCGGCCATCACGCTCGGGCTGACCGCCTTCGGGCCGTGGTCCATCGCGGCGTTCGCCTTCGTCGGGGGATTGGCCGCCACCCTGATCGTCTACGCCACCTCGCGCTCGCACGGCAGAACCGAGGCGATCACGCTGATCCTCACCGGCATCGCCGTCAACGCCTTCGCGGGAGCCGTTCTGGCGCTGCTGATGTTCGCCGGGGACACCGCATCGCGCGAGCAGATCGTGTTCTGGCAGCTCGGATCGATGAACGGCTCGCGCTGGGGCGAGGTGCTGCTGGTGGCCGTCGTCGGTCTGCTGGCCACAGCACTCGCGCTGGCGCTCGCGGAGCAGTACGACCTGCTCGCGCTCGGCGATCGCACGGCCGCACACCTCGGGGTGCGGGTCGAGCGACTGCGCCTCCTGTCGATCGTGCTGGTCGCTCTGCTGACGGGTGTCGCAGTCGCGTTCGTCGGGATCATCGCGTTCGTCGGGCTCGTGGTCCCGCACATCATCCGGATGCTGCTCGGTCCGGCCAACCGTCCGCTGATCGCACTGTCCTTCCTCGGCGGTGCGACCGTGCTCGTCTACGCGGATCTGCTCGCGCGGACGCTCGTGCCGTCAGCCGACCTCCCGATCGGCATCCTGACCGCCCTGATCGGCGGGCCCTTCTTCTACTGGCTCATCCGTCGCAACCGGCGCGGGTCAGGAGGCTGGGCATGA
- a CDS encoding heme ABC transporter ATP-binding protein codes for MTRTAFALRGVGYRIGDAVILEDVTLEIGYGRLLALVGPNGAGKSSLLGVLTGDLRPTAGRVSLDDRALAEWNPRRLSRSRAVLTQSNHVAFAFTALQVVEMGRAPWSGTERQGDDAAIIARSLAQADVAHLASRSYPSLSGGEKARVSLARVLAQDTGIVLLDEPTAALDLRHQEDVLRIARALARAGRAVVVVLHDLSLAGAYADDVAVIDRGRIVAHGSPDAVLTEARITDVYDTPVRVLRDPDTGRPIVLPRR; via the coding sequence ATGACGCGCACGGCGTTCGCGCTGCGGGGCGTCGGGTATCGCATCGGCGACGCGGTGATCCTCGAGGACGTCACGCTCGAGATCGGCTACGGGCGACTCCTTGCCCTGGTCGGCCCCAACGGGGCGGGCAAGTCAAGCCTGCTCGGCGTCTTGACCGGCGATCTGCGTCCGACGGCCGGTCGGGTGAGCTTGGACGATCGTGCGCTTGCGGAGTGGAATCCGCGCCGACTGTCGCGTTCGCGTGCTGTCCTCACGCAGTCGAATCACGTCGCGTTCGCCTTCACGGCGCTTCAGGTCGTCGAGATGGGTCGCGCGCCGTGGAGCGGAACGGAGCGCCAGGGCGACGACGCGGCGATCATCGCGCGGTCGCTCGCGCAGGCCGACGTCGCACACCTCGCCTCGCGGTCGTATCCCTCGCTGTCCGGCGGAGAGAAGGCCCGCGTGTCGCTCGCCCGGGTGCTGGCGCAGGATACCGGGATCGTGCTCCTGGATGAACCGACAGCCGCGCTGGACCTGCGCCATCAGGAGGACGTACTGCGGATCGCGCGCGCCCTCGCGCGCGCCGGGCGCGCGGTGGTCGTGGTGCTGCACGATCTGTCGCTCGCCGGCGCGTACGCCGATGACGTCGCCGTGATCGACCGCGGCCGCATCGTCGCCCACGGCTCACCCGACGCCGTGCTGACCGAGGCGCGGATCACCGACGTGTATGACACTCCGGTCCGCGTGCTGCGCGATCCGGATACCGGACGCCCGATCGTGCTGCCACGGCGCTGA
- a CDS encoding HtaA domain-containing protein, giving the protein MRSDRKASRWRALASVLTGTLVATAAFAGVAAPAQAAPTASASELTWGFKASWNSYVATFGGTATASGGAGLAGDEYVWSPAAGEFDPATAEGSAQFTGSVQFDVPSHGIALAVSDPRVVFAGGVGSVYWSAGDAATAVLGATISSVSLGAPAETDGAATVSVAATGVAFTAEGAEAFGGSYAAGDPMDDLAFALTYTSLPAAPTATSTTLAVSPAATSAPGADILLTATVAPAASGTVTFFDSGSPLGAPVPLVGDAATFTVEGAAAAAHGFSAAFTPTDAAAFTASTSATVAHTVAAQPVEPTPPVFTPALSVFLSDGVTPYTGQPVYTDDELIVRGSGFDPGANVGGRGVPIPSTLPQGTYVVLGSFLDEWKPSASAPSSTRKVVSQTWALAATVLDQVPAQYQSTIRAQWVELSQDGTFAATLTAQDFSSGLPAGNWGVYTYGAGGISNAAQELSVAVEYAGDRPGADPVIVPTVPPALQPAEPATVPQPAEPACVARAVSGADIQWGVKQSFRDYIAGGIAKGSISGGWGAGSGSYNTQEDRGRVGYGGSTSFAGHSGALEITLSNPRIQVHSATSASLIMGVQSTSYNGSPSVDAGSVVFATLTLPGAVESPSRIGWTGAAATLTAAGAEAFAGFYAAGTALDPVTFSFPLGAEVPCDAATSASLAVTGGEASIDALWLGIGMLIVGAGAFAVRRRSVRA; this is encoded by the coding sequence GTGAGAAGTGATCGAAAGGCGTCCCGCTGGCGGGCGCTGGCGAGCGTGCTGACCGGCACGCTCGTCGCGACGGCGGCATTCGCGGGAGTCGCCGCTCCGGCGCAGGCCGCACCGACCGCCTCCGCGTCTGAGCTGACCTGGGGCTTCAAGGCGAGCTGGAACAGCTACGTCGCCACGTTCGGGGGCACGGCGACGGCATCGGGCGGAGCCGGCCTCGCGGGTGACGAGTACGTCTGGTCCCCCGCTGCAGGCGAATTCGATCCCGCCACCGCCGAGGGATCGGCGCAGTTCACCGGCAGCGTGCAGTTCGACGTCCCCTCGCACGGCATCGCCCTGGCCGTCAGCGACCCCCGCGTCGTCTTCGCGGGCGGCGTCGGCAGCGTGTACTGGTCGGCCGGCGACGCGGCCACGGCAGTCCTCGGCGCCACGATCTCGTCGGTGTCCCTCGGCGCGCCCGCTGAGACCGACGGCGCCGCGACCGTGAGCGTCGCGGCGACCGGTGTGGCCTTTACGGCCGAGGGCGCAGAGGCATTCGGCGGCTCCTACGCCGCCGGCGATCCGATGGATGATCTCGCCTTCGCGCTGACGTACACGAGCCTGCCGGCCGCACCCACGGCCACCTCCACGACGCTCGCAGTATCCCCGGCAGCGACGTCCGCGCCGGGTGCGGACATCCTGCTCACCGCGACCGTCGCGCCCGCGGCGAGCGGCACGGTCACGTTCTTCGATTCAGGCAGCCCGCTGGGTGCGCCGGTCCCGCTGGTCGGCGATGCGGCGACCTTCACCGTCGAGGGAGCCGCGGCGGCTGCGCACGGCTTCAGCGCGGCGTTCACTCCGACGGATGCCGCGGCCTTCACCGCCTCGACCTCCGCGACAGTCGCGCACACGGTGGCCGCCCAGCCGGTTGAACCCACTCCGCCGGTGTTCACGCCGGCGCTCTCGGTGTTCCTCTCCGATGGCGTCACCCCGTACACCGGCCAGCCCGTGTACACGGACGACGAGCTCATCGTTCGCGGCAGCGGCTTCGACCCCGGGGCGAACGTCGGCGGTCGTGGTGTGCCCATCCCGAGCACACTGCCGCAGGGAACCTACGTCGTGCTGGGCTCCTTCCTTGATGAGTGGAAGCCGTCGGCATCGGCCCCCAGTTCGACGCGCAAGGTCGTCTCGCAGACGTGGGCGCTCGCCGCGACGGTGCTCGACCAGGTGCCGGCCCAGTACCAGAGCACCATCCGCGCGCAGTGGGTGGAACTGTCCCAGGACGGAACCTTCGCGGCGACGCTGACCGCACAGGACTTCTCGTCGGGCCTGCCCGCCGGCAACTGGGGTGTCTACACGTATGGCGCGGGTGGCATCTCGAATGCCGCGCAGGAGCTGTCCGTCGCGGTCGAGTACGCCGGCGACCGCCCCGGCGCCGACCCGGTCATCGTCCCGACCGTGCCGCCCGCCCTGCAGCCGGCCGAGCCGGCGACCGTGCCGCAGCCGGCCGAGCCGGCGTGCGTTGCACGCGCCGTGTCTGGAGCCGACATCCAGTGGGGCGTGAAGCAGAGCTTCCGCGACTACATCGCGGGCGGCATCGCCAAGGGGTCAATCTCCGGTGGGTGGGGGGCCGGTTCCGGCTCCTACAACACGCAGGAGGATCGCGGCCGCGTCGGCTACGGCGGATCCACCTCGTTCGCCGGGCACAGCGGTGCGCTCGAGATCACCCTCTCCAACCCGCGCATCCAGGTCCACAGTGCGACCTCCGCGTCACTGATCATGGGCGTCCAGTCGACGTCGTACAACGGCTCGCCGAGCGTGGACGCGGGCAGCGTCGTGTTCGCCACCCTGACCTTGCCCGGCGCCGTCGAATCCCCGTCGCGGATCGGCTGGACCGGCGCGGCGGCGACGCTGACCGCGGCGGGTGCGGAGGCCTTCGCGGGCTTCTACGCCGCCGGCACTGCGCTGGACCCGGTGACGTTCTCGTTCCCCCTCGGAGCCGAGGTCCCCTGTGACGCGGCCACGTCGGCCTCCCTCGCCGTCACGGGCGGCGAGGCGTCGATCGACGCGCTGTGGCTCGGAATCGGAATGCTCATCGTCGGCGCGGGCGCGTTCGCCGTGCGCCGCCGGAGCGTGCGCGCCTGA
- a CDS encoding potassium transporter Trk — protein MAEPAQIPEPDAAASSARNPGGVPHPVAADRIETVRVRRTPKYAVFLIAGAGLGLLVALILTFASNGTADTSPNTGLIYSQGQVFGFLALICITVGVAIGGVTALILDRVLARRSREVTVDRATIHVED, from the coding sequence ATGGCCGAACCGGCGCAGATCCCCGAACCCGATGCCGCGGCATCCTCCGCTCGCAACCCGGGTGGGGTTCCCCACCCCGTGGCCGCCGACCGCATCGAGACGGTGCGGGTGCGGCGGACGCCCAAGTACGCGGTGTTCCTGATCGCCGGCGCCGGTCTGGGTCTGCTGGTCGCGCTGATCCTCACGTTCGCGTCCAACGGAACCGCCGACACCAGCCCGAACACCGGCTTGATCTACTCCCAGGGGCAGGTCTTCGGCTTCCTGGCGCTGATCTGCATCACCGTCGGCGTCGCCATCGGTGGGGTGACCGCGCTGATCCTCGATCGCGTTCTCGCCCGCCGTTCGCGTGAGGTCACGGTCGATCGCGCAACCATTCACGTCGAGGACTGA
- a CDS encoding zinc-binding alcohol dehydrogenase, with protein sequence MGGSSAPEWLIREDAGQPVLLALYLRQALGIRSPDELPHLRGIPARVNDRSEDAQALLERQWREFWAMTVEPTAHPSPVPLELVDGFETLVALPAEGSEVLRDAIVPHAAESLAFSQSAHERYRKEAAAKPGVSYRAYASAIAEHERQVGRRAHSFELNVQVLPLTQRGVWWIGSLTIAVTDSLRGDVVAFDAAIHPIIAELA encoded by the coding sequence ATGGGCGGCAGTAGTGCTCCGGAGTGGCTGATCCGCGAGGACGCGGGCCAGCCGGTCCTGCTCGCGCTCTACCTCCGGCAGGCGCTGGGCATCCGCTCCCCGGACGAGCTGCCGCACCTGCGAGGCATCCCGGCACGCGTGAACGACCGCTCCGAGGACGCGCAGGCTCTGCTGGAGCGCCAATGGCGCGAGTTCTGGGCCATGACGGTCGAGCCGACCGCGCATCCCTCCCCCGTCCCCCTCGAGCTGGTCGACGGCTTCGAGACCCTGGTCGCGCTCCCGGCCGAGGGATCCGAGGTGCTCCGGGACGCGATCGTCCCGCACGCCGCGGAGTCGCTGGCGTTCTCGCAGTCCGCACACGAGCGCTACCGGAAGGAGGCCGCGGCGAAGCCGGGCGTCTCGTATCGGGCCTATGCGAGCGCGATCGCCGAGCACGAGCGCCAGGTGGGCCGTAGAGCGCACTCGTTCGAGCTCAATGTCCAGGTGCTGCCGCTGACCCAGCGCGGAGTGTGGTGGATCGGATCACTCACCATCGCGGTCACCGACTCGCTGCGCGGAGACGTCGTCGCCTTCGACGCGGCGATCCACCCGATCATCGCCGAACTGGCTTAG
- the purM gene encoding phosphoribosylformylglycinamidine cyclo-ligase: MASPSRDASSAHGSASVNPYTEAGVDTAAGDLAVELMKSAVRRTHGPEVLGGVGGFAGLFDASALRSYAHPLLATSTDGVGTKVAIAQAIDKHDTIGLDLVGMVVDDIVVVGAKPLFMTDYIACGKVFPERIADIVAGIARGCSETGTALVGGETAEHPGLLGPHDYDVAGAATGVVEAGRILGADRVRPGDVVLALASSGLHSNGYSLVRHIVTQAGIQYGDHAADFGTTWGEALLEPTRLYTAPLLRLIDTLSGSTPTEGDASGVHALSHVTGGGIAANLARVLPRGTWVDLDRSTWSPPTVFRVLADLGGLELEATEGTWNLGIGFVAIVAAEQADAAASALARDGIAAWRVGVVQDGTVPADGHGDFEQGAKGVDGGAVRLVGAYRDGDNSDGAN; the protein is encoded by the coding sequence GTGGCCTCACCCTCCCGCGACGCCTCTTCCGCGCACGGAAGCGCCTCAGTGAACCCCTATACCGAAGCCGGTGTCGATACTGCGGCCGGCGACTTGGCCGTCGAGCTGATGAAGTCGGCGGTGCGCCGCACCCACGGCCCCGAAGTCCTCGGCGGCGTGGGCGGGTTCGCCGGGCTTTTCGACGCGTCGGCGCTCCGCTCCTACGCGCACCCGCTGCTGGCGACCAGCACCGACGGTGTCGGCACGAAAGTGGCGATCGCGCAGGCGATCGACAAGCACGACACGATCGGACTCGATCTGGTCGGCATGGTGGTCGATGACATCGTCGTGGTCGGGGCCAAGCCGCTGTTCATGACCGACTACATCGCGTGCGGCAAGGTCTTCCCCGAGCGCATCGCCGATATCGTCGCGGGCATCGCACGCGGGTGTTCCGAGACGGGCACCGCCCTGGTCGGCGGCGAGACCGCCGAGCACCCCGGCCTGCTCGGTCCTCATGACTACGACGTCGCCGGCGCGGCGACCGGTGTCGTCGAGGCGGGTCGCATCCTGGGCGCTGATCGCGTCCGCCCCGGCGACGTGGTCCTCGCCCTGGCCTCCAGCGGACTGCACTCGAACGGCTATTCGCTCGTGCGCCACATCGTGACGCAGGCAGGCATCCAGTACGGCGATCACGCGGCCGATTTCGGCACGACCTGGGGCGAGGCGCTGCTGGAGCCCACCCGCCTGTACACGGCACCGCTCCTGCGTCTCATCGACACCCTCAGCGGCAGCACCCCCACTGAGGGCGACGCATCCGGTGTCCATGCGCTCAGCCACGTGACCGGGGGCGGTATCGCCGCCAACCTCGCCCGCGTCCTGCCGCGCGGAACCTGGGTCGACCTGGACCGCTCGACGTGGTCGCCGCCGACCGTGTTCCGCGTGCTCGCGGACCTGGGCGGCCTCGAACTGGAGGCGACCGAGGGGACGTGGAACCTGGGCATCGGCTTCGTCGCGATCGTCGCCGCCGAGCAGGCCGACGCCGCAGCATCCGCCCTGGCCCGGGACGGAATCGCAGCATGGCGCGTCGGGGTCGTCCAGGACGGCACGGTACCGGCCGACGGGCACGGCGACTTCGAGCAGGGCGCCAAGGGCGTCGACGGCGGCGCCGTGCGACTGGTCGGCGCGTACCGCGACGGCGACAACTCAGACGGAGCGAACTAG